A genomic stretch from Malus domestica chromosome 15, GDT2T_hap1 includes:
- the LOC103425288 gene encoding uncharacterized protein: MAAKSAPPLFLEDWLRSVSGGGSSRNTSAAVSRNSSTSSARAIIQAWAELRDCLQHQSFQSRHLQSLKTLANSQTSLHVADPQAKLLLSILSSPDLFLPPQSYPLFLRLLYIWVRKSARPNSGLIDSAVEVLSILFLTQYVSNKSPALFSEGVLLLGAFSFAHSASESSKKDCLGLLCRLLAEDYQVLGSFGELIPDVLAGIGYALSSSVNVHFVTVLDFVLSVWGKESGPPGSVCHGLMILHLMELVMSGLSSFRSVEKVDTFSREVLETDKANYVPFAVVMAAAGVLRALSRSIVSGLGMDTISRLRRSAEDRIESVARELVSRTIEFTSSDNDLTDNLLLQSVSIALARTGAVSARAPLFICLASALLTESFPLRRLYMKVLKPMHDSSAVPRINEVREHLESLTFKEAGAITGVFCNLYVSVDEQSQHMVENLLWDYCQQIYMEHRQVALVLRGKEDEVLGDLEKIAESAFLMVVLFALTVTKHKLNSKFSQETQMDTSVRILISFSCLEYFRRIRLPEYMDTIRGIVVSVQESDSACVSFVRSMPTYGDLTNGPDFSFLRKMEYVWTKDEVQTARVLFYLRVIPTCIARLPSPVFGDVVAPTMFLYMGHPNGKVPRASHSMFSAFISSGKDSDQDERELLKEKLVFYYMQRSLKEYPEITPFEGMASGVAALVRHLPAGSPPIFYCIHCLVEKAKRLCIEDFAHQADMWKNWQGESEPGKKILDLLLRLISLVDIQVLPDLMKQLAQLIAQLPKDGQNMILNELYSQVAESDDVTRKPTLVSWLQSLSYLCFQETSGSAASRKVVTEAKITSKQTPDLSRETSLNARL; this comes from the exons ATGGCGGCAAAATCAGCTCCGCCCCTTTTCCTTGAAGATTGGCTGAGGAGTGTGAGCGGCGGTGGCAGCAGCAGGAACACCTCCGCCGCCGTCTCCAGAAACTCATCCACCTCATCCGCAAGAGCCATAATTCAGGCATGGGCCGAGCTCCGCGACTGCCTCCAACACCAATCGTTCCAATCCCGCCATCTCCAGTCCCTCAAAACCCTCGCCAACTCCCAGACTTCTCTCCACGTTGCCGACCcccaagccaagcttctgctctCCATTCTCTCCTCTCCcgacctctttcttcctcctcaGTCCTATCCGCTCTTCCTCCGACTGCTTTATATTTGGGTCCGGAAATCCGCCCGGCCCAATTCGGGTCTCATTGATTCGGCTGTGGAAGTTCTCTCTATTCTCTTCCTTACCCAGTATGTATCAAACAAGAGTCCTGCCCTCTTTTCTGAAGGCGTTCTCCTTCTGGGTGCCTTCTCTTTCGCTCATTCGGCCTCCGAAAGCTCGAAAAAAGATTGCTTGGGGCTGCTCTGTAGGCTGTTGGCGGAGGACTACCAGGTACTTGGGTCATTTGGTGAATTGATTCCGGACGTGCTTGCCGGAATTGGGTATGCTCTATCTTCTTCTGTGAATGTTCATTTTGTTACTGTTTTGGATTTCGTGTTGAGTGTTTGGGGTAAGGAAAGTGGACCTCCTGGCAGTGTTTGTCATGGGTTGATGATTCTGCATTTGATGGAATTGGTAATGTCTGGTTTGAGCAGTTTTCGCTCTGTCGAAAAAGTTGATACCTTTTCCCGGGAGGTTTTAGAGACCGATAAAGCAAATTATGTTCCGTTTGCTGTTGTCATGGCTGCAGCTGGAGTACTGAGGGCGTTAAGTAGATCTATAGTGAGTGGTCTTGGGATGGACACTATTTCCAGATTAAGACGGTCTGCAGAAGATCGGATAGAATCTGTAGCAAGAGAGTTAGTTTCAAGAACTATAGAGTTTACCAGCTCAGATAATGATCTCACAGATAATCTTCTGTTACAGTCTGTTTCGATAGCATTGGCTCGAACTGGTGCGGTCTCTGCTCGTGCCCCTTTGTTTATATGCCTTGCTTCTGCATTGTTGACTGAAAGCTTTCCCTTGAGACGTTTATACATGAAGGTACTTAAACCAATGCATGACAGTTCAGCTGTACCGAGGATTAATGAGGTCAGGGAACACCTGGAAAGTCTTACTTTTAAGGAAGCAGGGGCCATAACCGGTGTTTTCTGCAATCTCTATGTTTCAGTTGATGAACAGAGCCAACATATGGTGGAGAATCTTCTGTGGGATTACTGTCAACAGATATACATGGAGCACCGACAGGTGGCTTTGGTTCTTCGTGGTAAAGAGGATGAAGTACTTGGAGATTTGGAGAAAATTGCTGAATCTGCTTTTCTTATGGTTGTACTTTTTGCATTGACCGTCACAAAGCACAAGTTGAATTCAAAATTCAGTCAAGAAACTCAAATGGATACATCAGTACGAATACTTATTTCGTTTTCTTGTCTCGAGTATTTCCGCCGCATTCGTTTGCCAGAATACATGGATACAATTCGAGGTATTGTTGTGAGTGTCCAGGAAAGTGATTCTGCTTGTGTATCTTTTGTAAGATCCATGCCCACTTATGGTGACTTGACGAACGGCCCAG ACTTTTCTTTCCTGCGAAAGATGGAATATGTGTGGACCAAGGATGAGGTTCAAACTGCTCGCGTTCTGTTTTACCTACGGGTCATACCAACTTGCATTGCACGTTTGCCTAGCCCTGTATTTGGGGATGTGGTTGCTCCAACTATGTTCTT ATATATGGGTCATCCTAACGGAAAAGTACCTCGAGCCTCACATTCTATGTTTTCTGCATTCATATCTTCGGGGAAGGATTCTGATCAGGATGAAAGAGAGTTATTAAAGGAGAAGCTTGTTTTCTACTACATGCAAAGATCACTAAAG GAATATCCCGAAATTACCCCTTTTGAGGGAATGGCTTCTGGAGTTGCAGCCTTGGTTCGACATCTTCCTGCTGGAAGCCCACCCATATTTTATTGTATACATTGTCTTGTCGAGAAAGCTAAAAGGCTTTGCATTGAAGACTTCGCTCACCAGGCTGATATGTGGAAGAACTGGCAAGGAGAGTCAGAGCCTGGCAAGAAAATCCTAGACTTACTTTTACGGCTGATTTCCCTAGTTGATATACAG GTACTACCGGACTTGATGAAGCAGTTGGCACAGCTAATAGCCCAACTACCAAAGGATGGCCAGAATATGATTCTAAATGAGTTATATTCACAGGTTGCAGAATCTGACGATGTTACTCGCAAGCCTACTTTAGTTTCTTGGCTGCAATCATTGTCTTACCTTTGTTTTCAAGAAACAAGTGGGAGTGCAGCATCCAGAAAGGTTGTAACTGAAGCAAAAATCACTTCCAAGCAGACTCCAGACCTATCACGTGAGACTAGCCTAAATGCTCGATTATGA